Genomic segment of Pseudomonadota bacterium:
TGCCGCCGCCAGACTCTCACCGCTGACCCCGGCCAACGGCGTTTCTCCGGCAGCATAGATCGGCGTGACAATCAACATGTCGGCTTCGTTAAAAGCCACGAGAAAATCGTTAAAAAGATGTTCGGTGCGCGAATAGCGGTGCGGCTGAAAAACCGTGACCAGTCTACGTTCCGGCCAGGCCTGACGCAGGGCTTCCAGGGTCGCGATAATCTCGGTCGGATGATGTCCGTAGTCATCCATCAATAAGGCTCCGTTAACTTCGCCCAGAATCTGGAGCCTCCGCTGAACCCCGGCAAAACCAGATAAGTTCCGCCGGATATCGGCAAACTCCAGCCCCAGTTCAAACCCGGTGGCGATAGCCGCCAGGCAATTGAGAACATAATGCCGTCCCGGCATATCAATAACGAACTCTCCTAGTTCACAGCCCCCGGTGAGCACCTTGAAACGGCTCTGCATGCCACAGATTTCAACCTCGACCGCCCGGACATCGGCTTGCGGGTTAAAACCGTAGGTCGTGATTCTCCTCCCGATCCGGGGAATGATTTCCTGCACCCGGGCATCATCCAGACAAAGAACCACCAGACCGTAAAAAGGCACTTTATTCGCAAAGGCGACAAAATGATCCTCGATCTGACTTAAGCCGCCCAGGTAATAATCCAGATGTTCCCGATCGATATTGGTAATGATGGCAATGATCGGCGACAGGGCGAGAAAGGAACCGTCGCTTTCATCGGCTTCAGCCACCAGGATTTCCCCTTGGCCAAGACGGGCATTACTATTGATACTGTTGAGACGACCGCCGATCACCACCGTCGGGTCGAGATCGCTGCCACTGAGCATGGTCGCGATCATCGAGGTGGTCGTAGTCTTGCCATGGGTGCCGC
This window contains:
- a CDS encoding UDP-N-acetylmuramate--L-alanine ligase, which produces MHHKVERVHFVGIGGSGMCGIAEVLLNLGYQVHGSDLRTSPVTERLEKLGARINYGHDRKNLADVQVVVRSTAVKDDNPEVLEARTRAIPVIPRAEMLAELMRLKYGIAVGGTHGKTTTTSMIATMLSGSDLDPTVVIGGRLNSINSNARLGQGEILVAEADESDGSFLALSPIIAIITNIDREHLDYYLGGLSQIEDHFVAFANKVPFYGLVVLCLDDARVQEIIPRIGRRITTYGFNPQADVRAVEVEICGMQSRFKVLTGGCELGEFVIDMPGRHYVLNCLAAIATGFELGLEFADIRRNLSGFAGVQRRLQILGEVNGALLMDDYGHHPTEIIATLEALRQAWPERRLVTVFQPHRYSRTEHLFNDFLVAFNEADMLIVTPIYAAGETPLAGVSGESLAAAVRLHGHKQVRYFAERDALRGFLRAESGPGDLVLTLGAGDIFRLGQELAAGQPL